In Myxocyprinus asiaticus isolate MX2 ecotype Aquarium Trade chromosome 3, UBuf_Myxa_2, whole genome shotgun sequence, the following proteins share a genomic window:
- the LOC127424087 gene encoding uncharacterized protein LOC127424087: MGLRRLTRTWVYMTVCLLWVTGCFAQKVYFDCGAKVDVVDVQGLILSPGFPYNYSSGTHCVWQFFVPAGHQLIMEMFDFDVFESHNSPTTSADIVEEVPNDEGTLLSQGLAISQSMGSPIKEPHSAHREEVKQVVVPEQSTKIEMTKVSNSAKTLSDSLSAVPLDSQPSLSLSGAQTVDDKVRNSASPQASRAGSDPTDEMGHFVSASPSTATEMDETMSPDTQQPLTDACPYDVLYISDLITFSSRFCGSRRPSSSQLVFGSDDEMMEVIMELITTTHWGRGFALLFHYQNQTHVATTGHQRSVLTSDGSTGALLCAVSGAVVISLALAGTLCVIFRPKLCAKGANASSSISSEVPEGVMNSAADVSELQMVSSNHLEQQHSTLNDNNNHSLHHSLSHTGSSINGACDVSEKAALEMFSSGLTEVELGTDEVFVIASTPASVKLHFSPHTQRERFLRHSDTGPSRTGSANSARPRAWSVRTFQDLLPPLPQLHKKWCSWNSTSPFTKLVDHGLPSASTDAHNCRMAKVLSDTPLQSPDHSCQSDSFMSNASYPLTQPAQRQRRLNSTSNLRRTRFNAPCFGLLSGASESSKPQVAAIVNGIMTINQLTETTSATSGQQQAQGEVLSAEDVHVTVPVFAISEEEDCQPLVLAEHHKKPLKINGHTCEGPKMPLLSKSQIPNIQPTDHSLVSGRGPSHGGALPLEKQGSSTLSG, encoded by the exons ATGGGGCTTCGCAGACTGACCAGGACGTGGGTGTACATGACAGTCTGCCTTCTGTGGGTGACTGGATGTTTCGCGCAAAAA GTATACTTTGACTGTGGAGCCAAGGTGGATGTTGTGGATGTACAGGGCCTCATTCTGTCACCCGGCTTCCCGTATAACTACTCATCTGGCACTCACTGTGTTTGGCAGTTTTTTGTGCCCGCCGGCCACCAGCTGATCATGGAGATGTTTGATTTTGATGTCTTTGAGAGTCACAACAGTCCTACCACATCAGCAGACATTGTGGAAGAGGTACCGAACGATGAAGGTACACTGCTATCACAAGGCCTTGCTATTAGTCAGAGCATGGGGAGTCCAATCAAAGAACCCCACTCCGCCCACAGGGAGGAAGTCAAGCAAGTGGTTGTCCCGGAGCAGTCCACCAAAATAGAGATGACCAAAGTTTCCAATTCTGCCAAAACGCTCTCAGATTCCCTGTCTGCAGTACCCTTAGATTCACAACCTTCTCTTTCATTATCTGGAGCTCAGACAGTGGACGATAAGGTCAGGAATTCTGCATCACCACAGGCATCCAGAGCAGGTAGTGACCCTACAGATGAAATGGGTCACTTTGTCTCTGCAAGCCCAAGTACAGCTACAGAAATGGATGAAACTATGAGCCCTGATACCCAACAACCTTTAACTGATGCTTGTCCCTATGATGTCCTCTATATATCTGATCTCATCACCTTCTCCTCACGATTCTGTGGCTCTAGACGCCCTTCTAGCAGCCAGTTGGTGTTTGGGTCAGACGATGAGATGATGGAGGTCATCATGGAGTTGATAACCACAACCCACTGGGGTCGTGGTTTCGCTCTGCTCTTCCATTACCAGAATCAAACACATGTGGCCACAACTGGACACCAGAGATCGGTGTTGACCTCAGATGGCAGCACTGGCGCATTGCTCTGTGCAGTAAGTGGAGCTGTCGTGATTTCTCTGGCCCTTGCTGGCAccctctgtgtgattttcag ACCTAAACTTTGTGCAAAAGGAGCCAATGCTTCCTCGTCCATCAGCTCAGAG GTTCCAGAAGGAGTGATGAATTCAGCTGCAGATGTGAGTGAACTACAGATGGTTTCTTCTAATCACTTGGAGCAGCAGCATAGTACATTGAACGACAACAACAACCATTCCCTCCACCACAGTCTGTCCCACACAG GGTCATCAATCAATGGAGCATGTGATGTATCAGAGAAAGCTGCTCTAGAGATGTTCTCCAGTGGCCTGACAGAAGTAGAGCTGGGCACAGATGAAGTTTTTGTGATAGCTTCTACACCCGCTTCAGTTAAACTGCACTTCTCTCCACACACT CAACGCGAGCGTTTCTTGAGACACAGTGACACGGGACCCAGTCGCACTGGATCGGCCAATAGTGCACGACCACGAGCGTGGAGCGTCCGAACCTTCCAGGATCTCCTTCCTCCACTTCCTCAGCTCCATAAGAAATGGTGCAGTTGGAACTCCACCAGTCCCTTTACCAAACTGGTGGACCAT GGACTCCCAAGTGCATCTACTGATGCTCACAACTGTAGAATGGCAAAGGTCCTTTCTGACACTCCACTTCAGAGCCCTGACCATAGCTGCCAATCTGACTCCTTCATGAGTAATGCCTCGTACCCCCTGACTCAACCTGCACAGCGACAACGGCGGCTCAACTCTACCAGCAACCTCCGACGCACCCGATTCAACGCACCATGTTTTGGCCTCCTCTCTGGAGCCTCCGAATCCTCCAAGCCACAAGTGGCCGCTATTGTTAATGGAATTATGACCATAAACCAGCTCACTGAGACCACCAGTGCCACCTCAGGCCAACAGCAAGCCCAGGGTGAAGTATTAAGTGCAGAGGATGTCCATGTCACTGTCCCAGTATTTGCTATTTCAGAAGAGGAAGATTGTCAGCCTCTCGTATTAGCAGAACATCACAAAAAGCCTTTGAAAATCAATGGGCACACGTGTGAAGGCCCAAAAATGCCACTGCTATCAAAAAGCCAGATCCCCAACATCCAACCAACAGATCACTCATTAGTGAGTGGACGAGGCCCAAGCCATGGTGGGGCGTTACCTCTTGAAAAGCAGGGCTCTTCCACTCTCTCAGGTTAA